From a region of the Pectobacterium aquaticum genome:
- a CDS encoding protease inhibitor Inh/omp19 family protein, with amino-acid sequence MASSLKLPSASELSGVWQLRGGEQQCEVVLHNTPLADNTWRFEGDALCLKALLSDVPAGWRPTPDGITLTKEQGQSVAFFSKEKEGYTLILPDGSARTLHKQP; translated from the coding sequence ATGGCGAGTAGTTTGAAGTTGCCTTCAGCAAGTGAACTAAGCGGCGTATGGCAATTGCGCGGTGGGGAACAACAGTGCGAGGTTGTACTACACAATACGCCGTTAGCGGATAACACCTGGCGCTTTGAAGGTGACGCACTGTGTTTAAAAGCGCTGCTATCTGATGTACCAGCAGGCTGGAGGCCGACGCCGGACGGTATCACGCTGACGAAAGAACAGGGCCAGTCCGTGGCGTTCTTTAGTAAGGAAAAAGAGGGCTATACGCTGATATTGCCTGATGGCAGTGCACGTACGTTGCATAAACAGCCCTGA
- a CDS encoding serralysin family metalloprotease, which translates to MALRDEDKDTAESALHAAGTGYSDVYDLYNYHSRGDGQLNGKPSFTSDLAAKEIVRDGLTWNGTNVFGKSASLTYSFLQSVKSIPSGDQGFVKFSAAQEQQAKLSLQSWSDVANLTFTQVSPTQKATITFGNYTRDSSGQMDYDTQAYAYMPGNHSAAGSAWFNYNAETVRNPATEYGKQTLTHEIGHALGLNHPGDYNAGEGNPTYRDVTYAEDTRQFSLMSYWSEQNTGGDFQGHYAAGPLIDDITAIQYLYGANMNTRTGDSVYGFNSNTGRDFYTTTSNSQKLIFSVWDAGGTDTFDFSGYRNDQRINLNEGGFSDVGGLKGNVSIAHGVTIENAIGGTGNDIIIGNNANNILQGGAGNDVIYGSGGADTLTGGAGKDIFVYASASDSSYKTGYDTITDFQRGIDKIDLSALNQKGDLQFVESFTGRGNEALLNWDADSNTTDLWLNFADQTTPDFVVHIVGQPSAATDFIV; encoded by the coding sequence ATGGCTTTACGAGATGAAGATAAGGATACCGCTGAATCGGCATTGCATGCAGCGGGTACGGGATATAGTGATGTGTACGATCTGTATAATTACCACTCCCGTGGTGATGGACAGCTTAATGGCAAACCCTCGTTCACAAGCGATCTGGCAGCGAAGGAAATTGTCCGTGACGGTCTGACCTGGAATGGCACGAACGTATTCGGCAAATCCGCTAGTTTGACCTATTCGTTCTTACAGAGCGTGAAGTCTATCCCTTCTGGCGATCAGGGTTTTGTGAAATTCAGTGCAGCCCAGGAACAACAAGCCAAACTGTCTCTGCAATCGTGGTCAGATGTGGCCAATCTCACGTTTACTCAGGTTAGCCCTACCCAAAAAGCTACCATCACGTTTGGTAACTACACCCGTGATTCAAGCGGTCAGATGGACTACGATACTCAGGCTTACGCTTATATGCCGGGTAACCACTCGGCAGCGGGCAGCGCCTGGTTTAACTACAACGCTGAAACAGTACGTAATCCGGCAACGGAATACGGCAAGCAGACGCTGACGCATGAAATCGGTCATGCGCTGGGTCTGAATCACCCTGGTGATTACAATGCAGGTGAAGGTAACCCGACCTACCGCGATGTGACCTACGCGGAAGATACCCGCCAATTCAGCCTGATGAGCTACTGGAGTGAGCAAAACACCGGAGGTGATTTCCAAGGGCACTATGCTGCAGGTCCGCTGATCGATGACATCACGGCGATCCAATATCTTTACGGCGCAAACATGAACACGCGCACGGGTGATTCGGTATACGGCTTCAACTCCAACACCGGTCGTGATTTCTATACCACCACCAGCAATAGCCAAAAACTGATTTTCTCCGTTTGGGATGCGGGCGGCACGGATACGTTTGATTTCTCTGGTTACCGAAACGATCAGCGTATCAACCTGAATGAAGGCGGATTCTCTGATGTTGGCGGCCTGAAAGGTAACGTGTCTATCGCTCACGGCGTCACGATCGAAAACGCAATCGGCGGCACTGGCAATGATATTATTATCGGTAACAATGCGAATAATATTTTGCAGGGTGGCGCGGGTAATGATGTTATCTATGGTAGCGGCGGTGCAGATACGCTGACGGGCGGTGCGGGCAAAGATATTTTTGTCTATGCCAGCGCGAGCGATTCTTCCTATAAGACAGGTTATGACACCATCACTGATTTCCAACGCGGCATCGATAAAATCGATCTGTCAGCATTGAATCAAAAAGGTGATTTGCAGTTTGTCGAGTCCTTCACCGGACGTGGCAATGAAGCGCTGCTTAACTGGGATGCCGATAGCAATACCACCGATTTGTGGCTGAATTTTGCGGATCAGACCACGCCAGACTTTGTTGTGCATATTGTTGGTCAGCCTTCTGCGGCAACCGATTTTATCGTGTGA
- the dinG gene encoding ATP-dependent DNA helicase DinG, which produces MTLSPAIKLQIGQWYKALQEQIPDFISRVPQRQMIAEVAKTLAGDYPRHLAIEAPTGVGKTLSYLIPGIAVGRAEDKTLVVSTANVALQDQIYSKDLPLLQKFIPELKFTAAFGRRRYICPRNLAMLATDPDAQGDLPLFLDDEVMSASKEEKRTCVRLEKALQGHVWDGLRDHYQDSIDDSLWQKLCTDKANCLAHNCHYYRECPFFIARREIEQADVVVTNHALVMAAMESESVLPPPKNLLLVLDEGHHIPDVARDTLEMSGDIHPAYMMAQLEQLVQLVGQCMAQFAPKSPPRLANSERLTSHCEEIRECVLSFSQMCGLFLPHDGQETEYRFAMGKMPDEMRELCVRLSKLTDTLRALAEYMLNDLSEKTGKHDVVRVYQALLKMSRQQGYLESMSKLWRLAAMEKSSNAPVSKWITREMRDNQPHLHLHCAGIRVCDQLERLLWGKVSHVVMTSATLRSLNSFARIQELSGLSEQEGDTFIALDSPFNHREQGRLVIPKMRYEPLMESEAQHIAEMAQFFRAELKQDKHKGILMLFASQRAMQLFLTQVTDLRLMLLVQGDKPRYRLVELHRQRVQEGQTSVLIGLQSFAEGLDLKGELLSQVHIHKIAFPPIDSPVILTEGEWLKSLKRHPFIVQSLPSASFNLIQQVGRLIRSHDCFGEIVIYDRRLLTKGYGAQLLAALPVFPIEQRDMP; this is translated from the coding sequence ATGACGCTGTCCCCCGCAATAAAATTGCAGATTGGCCAATGGTATAAAGCCCTGCAAGAGCAAATTCCGGATTTTATTTCCCGCGTTCCCCAGCGACAGATGATTGCCGAAGTGGCGAAAACGCTGGCGGGCGATTACCCGCGCCATTTGGCTATTGAAGCGCCAACCGGCGTCGGGAAAACGCTTTCTTACCTGATCCCGGGTATTGCGGTAGGGCGTGCGGAGGACAAAACGCTGGTGGTCAGCACCGCGAATGTGGCGTTGCAGGATCAGATTTACAGCAAAGATTTACCACTGTTGCAGAAATTTATTCCTGAACTGAAATTTACCGCCGCATTTGGCCGTCGTCGTTATATTTGCCCACGTAATCTGGCGATGCTGGCCACCGATCCCGATGCGCAGGGGGATTTACCACTCTTTCTGGATGATGAAGTCATGTCTGCCAGCAAGGAGGAAAAACGTACCTGCGTGCGGCTTGAAAAAGCGCTGCAAGGTCACGTCTGGGACGGACTACGCGATCATTATCAGGATTCAATTGACGATAGCCTGTGGCAGAAATTGTGTACGGACAAAGCGAACTGCCTTGCGCACAACTGCCATTATTACCGCGAGTGTCCGTTCTTTATCGCACGGCGTGAGATCGAACAGGCCGATGTTGTCGTCACCAACCATGCGCTGGTGATGGCGGCGATGGAAAGCGAATCGGTACTTCCTCCCCCGAAGAATCTCCTGCTGGTGCTCGACGAAGGACACCACATTCCCGATGTTGCCCGCGATACGCTGGAGATGTCTGGCGACATTCATCCGGCTTATATGATGGCGCAACTGGAACAGCTGGTGCAGCTTGTCGGCCAGTGCATGGCGCAATTTGCCCCTAAGTCACCGCCGCGACTCGCTAACAGCGAGCGGTTAACCAGCCACTGTGAGGAGATCCGCGAGTGCGTGCTGTCTTTCTCGCAAATGTGCGGGTTATTTCTTCCGCATGACGGGCAGGAAACCGAGTACCGTTTTGCGATGGGCAAAATGCCGGATGAAATGCGTGAACTCTGCGTGCGGTTGTCCAAACTGACGGACACGTTGCGTGCGCTGGCAGAGTATATGCTTAACGATCTCAGCGAGAAAACCGGCAAGCATGACGTGGTGCGGGTCTATCAGGCATTACTGAAAATGAGTCGCCAACAGGGTTATCTTGAGTCCATGAGCAAGCTGTGGCGGCTGGCGGCGATGGAGAAATCGTCGAACGCGCCGGTCTCCAAATGGATCACACGGGAAATGCGCGATAACCAGCCGCATCTTCACCTGCACTGTGCGGGCATTCGCGTCTGTGATCAGCTTGAAAGGCTGTTGTGGGGGAAGGTGTCGCACGTTGTGATGACCTCGGCAACGCTGCGTTCGCTGAACAGTTTTGCGCGTATACAGGAGCTTTCTGGTCTGAGCGAGCAGGAAGGGGACACCTTCATCGCGCTGGATTCGCCGTTCAACCACCGCGAGCAGGGGCGTCTGGTAATACCTAAGATGCGTTATGAACCGCTGATGGAATCTGAAGCGCAGCATATTGCTGAAATGGCGCAATTTTTCCGAGCAGAGCTAAAACAGGATAAGCATAAAGGGATACTGATGCTGTTTGCCAGCCAGCGTGCGATGCAGCTCTTTCTGACGCAGGTGACCGATTTACGCCTGATGCTGCTGGTTCAGGGAGATAAGCCGCGTTACAGGCTGGTAGAGCTACACCGTCAGCGGGTACAGGAAGGCCAGACCAGCGTGCTGATTGGCTTGCAGTCCTTTGCGGAAGGATTGGACCTGAAGGGGGAGCTCCTTTCTCAGGTGCATATCCATAAAATTGCGTTTCCGCCTATCGACAGTCCGGTCATTCTGACGGAAGGTGAATGGTTAAAAAGCCTCAAACGGCATCCGTTTATCGTACAAAGTTTGCCCAGTGCCTCGTTTAACCTCATCCAGCAGGTTGGACGCCTTATTCGTAGTCATGACTGCTTTGGTGAAATCGTCATTTACGATCGTCGCTTGTTGACTAAAGGCTATGGTGCACAGCTGCTGGCGGCGCTGCCCGTCTTCCCGATTGAACAACGGGATATGCCATAA
- a CDS encoding helix-turn-helix domain-containing protein: MSSVHAINQSYWFSPRLPHVESRSTRNSSHAYKTHSHAQFSIGAIEHGETLCHYRNDVYHLQVGDLIFIDPQQPHSCNPLPGKTRSYHMLYLDTEWCLDQIADHCGYQAEILRCNRVVLRDPALFIRYQHVVALLYRGDMTSADNQLKAMLEPIWRQYCQPAPSCLPALPHHASQATTRHVRERLLNNLQESPSLETLAEELNLRRETIVRQFRHDTGITPMAFLNNARIEYAKSLLKQGTPLVDASYQSGFCDQSHFHKTFVQYTAATPGQYARSIFDNK, from the coding sequence ATGTCTTCAGTCCACGCCATTAACCAATCGTACTGGTTTTCGCCACGACTACCGCATGTTGAAAGCCGCAGCACGCGCAACAGCAGCCACGCCTATAAAACACACAGCCATGCACAGTTCTCGATTGGCGCGATAGAACACGGCGAAACGCTTTGCCATTACCGCAACGACGTGTATCACTTGCAGGTTGGCGATCTGATCTTCATCGATCCTCAACAGCCACACAGCTGTAACCCGCTGCCTGGAAAAACGCGCAGTTATCACATGCTTTATCTGGATACCGAATGGTGTCTCGATCAGATCGCGGATCACTGTGGTTATCAGGCGGAGATCTTGCGTTGCAACCGCGTTGTTCTGCGCGATCCTGCACTGTTTATACGTTATCAGCACGTGGTTGCCCTGCTGTATCGGGGAGACATGACATCGGCAGATAACCAGCTCAAAGCAATGTTAGAGCCCATTTGGCGACAATATTGCCAGCCTGCGCCGTCCTGTTTGCCCGCCTTACCCCATCATGCCTCGCAAGCCACGACGCGACACGTACGCGAGCGTCTGTTGAATAATTTGCAAGAATCACCCTCGCTGGAAACACTGGCGGAAGAGCTGAACCTGCGGCGTGAAACCATCGTGCGACAGTTTCGTCACGATACCGGCATTACACCGATGGCCTTTCTGAATAATGCCCGTATTGAGTATGCTAAATCGCTACTGAAACAGGGCACGCCGCTGGTTGATGCCAGCTATCAAAGCGGCTTCTGCGATCAGAGCCATTTCCACAAAACGTTTGTGCAATACACTGCCGCGACGCCGGGTCAGTACGCACGATCAATATTTGACAATAAATAG
- a CDS encoding LysE family translocator gives MFINTLFSADSLFPTHFPALALAHFLALLSPGPDFFLLTAYAIRYRLRGSAGICLGIALGNGIYILLAAIGWAGIQHSPTLFTLIELAGAAYLLWVGYQLVKSRSVLSLQAEQQSDRCPTLRKQILLGLGSALLNPKNMLFYISLMTSILGQHVTPTQQVVSGSWMFSVVLVWDLLIAALIARPLIQQRLTRWLNPIERGAGVILMFFGLLLLFR, from the coding sequence ATGTTTATCAATACCCTTTTTTCCGCCGACTCGCTCTTTCCCACCCATTTTCCAGCTCTGGCGCTGGCGCATTTTTTGGCGCTACTGAGCCCTGGCCCAGACTTCTTTCTGCTGACGGCCTATGCCATTCGCTACCGACTGCGCGGCAGTGCGGGAATTTGTCTGGGCATCGCGCTGGGCAACGGCATTTACATTCTGCTGGCAGCGATCGGCTGGGCAGGTATTCAACATTCGCCCACGCTGTTTACCCTCATCGAATTAGCCGGGGCGGCTTATCTGCTCTGGGTTGGCTATCAGTTAGTGAAAAGTCGTTCTGTGCTATCGCTGCAGGCGGAACAACAGTCCGACCGCTGCCCAACGCTGCGTAAACAAATCCTGCTAGGGCTCGGTTCGGCGCTGTTAAACCCCAAAAACATGCTGTTCTACATCAGCCTGATGACCAGCATTCTTGGGCAACATGTGACACCTACGCAGCAAGTCGTCAGCGGTAGCTGGATGTTTTCTGTCGTGCTGGTGTGGGATCTGTTGATCGCCGCGCTGATCGCTCGCCCGCTGATTCAGCAGCGTTTAACCCGCTGGCTGAACCCGATTGAGCGCGGAGCCGGTGTCATTCTGATGTTTTTCGGTCTACTGTTGTTATTTCGATAA
- the idi gene encoding isopentenyl-diphosphate Delta-isomerase, translating into MPLTEVVLVDENDRPTGVMEKQEAHVKGALHRAITVYVFNSCQQLLLQQRAEEKYHSGGLWSNTCCSHPTPGEETLQAAHRRLYEEMGLRCALTPMFTLTYRLQLNNGLIEHELGHVYFGVTDDVPQMNPDEVSSYAYQSIDEIAQQMATTPDQFTAWFQLTFVRIPEYWQTFQSEQSIS; encoded by the coding sequence ATGCCGCTGACTGAAGTGGTGCTGGTTGATGAAAATGACAGGCCAACGGGCGTAATGGAAAAGCAGGAAGCGCATGTAAAAGGCGCATTGCATCGTGCGATTACCGTCTATGTTTTCAATTCTTGCCAGCAGTTATTATTGCAGCAGCGGGCAGAGGAGAAATACCACAGCGGTGGTTTATGGAGTAACACCTGCTGTAGCCATCCTACACCCGGTGAAGAGACGTTGCAGGCAGCACATCGCCGCTTGTATGAAGAAATGGGGCTACGCTGTGCGCTGACGCCGATGTTCACGCTGACCTATCGTTTGCAACTGAATAATGGGCTGATTGAGCATGAACTGGGGCATGTGTATTTTGGCGTGACGGATGACGTCCCGCAGATGAATCCCGATGAAGTGTCGAGTTACGCCTACCAGTCAATAGACGAGATTGCCCAGCAGATGGCGACGACGCCCGACCAGTTTACGGCCTGGTTCCAACTGACCTTCGTACGTATTCCTGAGTACTGGCAGACGTTTCAGTCTGAACAATCCATTAGTTAA
- the bglX gene encoding beta-glucosidase BglX, with amino-acid sequence MKWLTSLTIAIGLACNPAFAQELTSAPASLSASHQQRDAFVTDLLKKMTLEEKIGQLRLISVGTDNPKEAIREMIRNGQVGAIFNTVTRPDIRAMQDQVMQLSRLKIPLFFAYDVVHGQRTIFPIALGLASSWDMDAIAKSARVAAYEATEDGLNMTWAPMVDITRDPRWGRVSEGFGEDTWLTSKIAGVVVKSFQGDDVTGRHSLMTSVKHYALYGAVEGGRDYNTVDMSPQRMFQDYMPPYKAAIDAGSSGVMVALNSINGTPATSNSWLLKDVLRDQWNFKGITITDHGAIKELIKHGVASDPRDASRLAIKSGIGMSMSDEYFVRYLPELVKSGAVSVQDIDDASRQVLNVKYDMGLFEDPYRHLGPVGSDPVDTNAESRLHRLDARDVARKSLVLLKNRLQTLPLKKEGTIAVVGPLADSQRDTMGSWSAAGVAKQTITVYQGLKNAVGDKATILYAKGANVSNHKGIIDFLNQYEDAVQVDKRPPQVMIDEAVAAANKADVVVAVVGEAAGMAHEASSRSNIDLPQGQRDLIAALKATGKPLVLVLMNGRPLALVREDQQADALLETWFSGTEGGNAIADVLFGDYNPSGKLPMSFPRSVGQIPIYYNHLPSGRPYTPENPGKYTSHYYDEANGPLYPFGYGLSYTTFSVSDVRLSSQTMKRNGTINASVTVKNTGSRAGETVVQLYLHDVVASISRPLKELRGFEKVMLQPGESRTVTFTLDQDALKFYNARMQQVVEPGKFDVMIGLDSQRVKRDSFTLL; translated from the coding sequence ATGAAATGGCTTACTTCACTGACTATAGCAATTGGACTTGCTTGTAATCCGGCGTTTGCGCAGGAGTTGACGTCTGCGCCGGCCTCACTATCGGCTTCACATCAGCAACGTGATGCGTTTGTCACGGACCTGCTGAAGAAAATGACGCTGGAAGAGAAGATCGGCCAGCTCCGATTAATCAGCGTTGGGACAGATAACCCGAAAGAAGCCATTCGGGAAATGATCCGAAACGGCCAGGTTGGCGCGATTTTTAATACGGTGACCCGCCCGGACATCCGTGCGATGCAAGATCAGGTGATGCAACTCAGCCGCCTGAAGATTCCCCTATTTTTTGCCTACGACGTGGTACACGGTCAGCGCACCATTTTCCCTATCGCACTGGGATTGGCCTCCAGTTGGGATATGGACGCGATTGCGAAAAGTGCGCGCGTAGCGGCGTATGAAGCGACGGAAGACGGGCTGAACATGACTTGGGCGCCGATGGTGGATATCACCCGCGATCCGCGCTGGGGTCGTGTGTCAGAAGGCTTCGGTGAAGATACCTGGTTGACCAGCAAAATTGCTGGTGTGGTGGTCAAATCCTTTCAGGGTGATGATGTAACCGGACGCCACTCGTTGATGACCAGCGTAAAACACTACGCGCTCTACGGTGCGGTGGAAGGCGGACGTGACTATAACACCGTGGACATGAGCCCTCAGCGCATGTTCCAGGACTATATGCCGCCTTACAAAGCGGCGATTGACGCGGGCAGCAGCGGCGTGATGGTCGCGCTGAACTCAATCAACGGTACACCAGCCACCTCTAACAGCTGGTTGCTGAAAGACGTTCTGCGCGATCAGTGGAATTTCAAAGGCATCACCATTACCGATCACGGCGCGATTAAAGAGCTGATTAAGCACGGCGTGGCCAGCGATCCGCGTGATGCATCGCGTCTGGCGATTAAATCCGGTATTGGCATGAGCATGAGCGACGAGTATTTCGTGCGTTATCTGCCTGAGCTGGTGAAAAGCGGGGCGGTGAGCGTCCAGGATATTGATGATGCCAGCCGCCAGGTGCTGAACGTGAAATATGATATGGGGCTGTTTGAAGATCCGTATCGTCACTTGGGGCCAGTCGGTTCCGATCCGGTAGATACGAATGCGGAAAGTCGCTTACACCGCCTTGACGCGCGTGACGTGGCGCGTAAGAGTCTGGTGCTGTTGAAAAACCGCCTGCAAACGCTGCCGTTGAAGAAAGAAGGCACGATTGCCGTTGTGGGGCCATTGGCTGACAGCCAGCGCGATACGATGGGAAGCTGGTCTGCCGCGGGCGTAGCGAAACAGACGATTACCGTTTATCAGGGTCTGAAGAATGCCGTCGGCGATAAAGCCACCATTCTCTATGCCAAAGGTGCCAACGTCAGTAATCACAAAGGCATTATCGATTTCCTGAATCAGTATGAAGATGCCGTTCAGGTGGATAAACGTCCGCCGCAGGTGATGATCGATGAAGCCGTGGCAGCAGCGAATAAGGCAGATGTCGTCGTCGCAGTGGTCGGCGAAGCCGCCGGGATGGCGCATGAAGCATCCAGCCGTTCGAACATCGACCTGCCGCAAGGTCAGCGTGACCTGATTGCCGCGCTGAAAGCCACGGGTAAACCGCTGGTTCTGGTGCTGATGAACGGACGCCCTCTTGCGCTGGTGCGTGAAGATCAGCAGGCCGATGCGTTACTGGAAACCTGGTTCAGCGGTACGGAAGGGGGCAATGCGATCGCCGATGTGCTGTTTGGTGACTATAACCCATCCGGCAAGCTGCCGATGTCCTTCCCACGTTCCGTCGGCCAGATCCCAATTTATTACAATCACCTGCCATCAGGCCGTCCTTACACGCCGGAAAACCCAGGCAAATATACCTCTCACTACTACGATGAGGCCAACGGGCCGCTCTATCCGTTCGGTTACGGCCTGAGCTACACCACGTTCAGCGTGTCAGATGTGCGTTTGTCCAGCCAGACCATGAAGCGTAACGGGACGATCAACGCCAGCGTAACGGTGAAAAACACCGGCAGCCGCGCAGGGGAAACGGTCGTACAGCTGTATCTCCATGATGTAGTAGCTTCCATCAGCCGTCCGCTGAAGGAGCTGCGTGGCTTTGAGAAAGTGATGCTACAGCCGGGAGAATCCCGCACTGTCACCTTCACGCTCGATCAGGACGCGCTGAAGTTCTACAATGCCCGCATGCAGCAGGTGGTGGAACCCGGTAAGTTCGACGTGATGATTGGTCTGGATTCACAGCGCGTGAAGCGCGACAGTTTCACCCTGCTATAA
- a CDS encoding aspartate aminotransferase family protein: protein MATRSTIMDTNSFRTEHADALDEDTRRLTDRRSQVLGDSYRLFYRNPVHLVRGEGQYLWDAAGHKYLDVYNNVASIGHCHPAVIDAVHKQMCLLNTHTRYLHERILDYSADILSTVPAAINKAMYMCTGSEANDLAIRVARAYSGGTGIIVSREAYHGTSELTSGASPALGSGQPLAATTRLVPAPDRYRVNAPDLGVWFAQQIQRQIDDMAANGIKFAGFLADSIFSSDGVLPGPAGYLKPAIDVVHANGGIFIADEVQPGFARTGEHFWGFGRHDIVPDVVTLGKPMGNGIPVSALLAKADVLAAFSDEIPYFNTFGGNPVSIAAAQAVLNVIREEGLQEHSRVVGEKLKRELTLLADRHACLGDVRGAGLFIGFELVSDRETKTPDKALALDVVEQLRVERVLTSVAGPHGNVLKLRPPLAFQEHDIDWLVGALDRALSLQSHRR from the coding sequence ATGGCGACACGATCAACCATCATGGATACCAATAGCTTTCGTACTGAGCATGCGGATGCGCTGGATGAAGATACGCGGAGACTGACGGATAGGCGTTCTCAGGTGTTAGGGGACTCTTATCGTTTGTTCTACCGTAATCCGGTACATCTGGTTCGCGGTGAGGGGCAATATTTGTGGGATGCCGCTGGACATAAATATCTGGATGTCTACAACAATGTTGCCAGTATCGGACACTGCCACCCTGCGGTCATCGACGCCGTTCACAAGCAAATGTGTCTGCTTAATACCCATACCCGCTATTTGCACGAACGTATTCTGGATTACTCCGCGGATATTCTCAGTACCGTACCTGCTGCCATCAATAAGGCGATGTATATGTGTACTGGGTCGGAGGCTAACGATCTGGCGATCCGTGTAGCGCGAGCCTATAGCGGCGGGACGGGCATTATTGTGAGTCGAGAAGCCTATCACGGGACCAGCGAGTTGACGTCCGGTGCGTCACCCGCGCTTGGAAGCGGGCAGCCTTTGGCGGCGACAACCCGTCTTGTGCCTGCTCCCGATCGTTATCGCGTGAATGCCCCCGATCTGGGTGTCTGGTTCGCGCAACAAATTCAACGGCAAATTGATGATATGGCCGCGAACGGCATCAAATTTGCTGGTTTTCTGGCGGATTCCATTTTTTCTTCGGATGGCGTATTGCCGGGACCTGCAGGTTACCTGAAACCAGCGATAGATGTGGTTCATGCCAATGGTGGGATTTTCATCGCAGATGAGGTCCAACCAGGTTTTGCACGGACGGGCGAGCATTTCTGGGGATTTGGTCGGCACGATATTGTGCCTGATGTCGTGACGTTGGGTAAACCGATGGGCAACGGCATCCCCGTATCCGCGCTATTGGCAAAAGCCGATGTGCTGGCAGCATTCAGTGATGAAATTCCTTATTTTAATACTTTTGGTGGCAATCCCGTGTCGATAGCGGCGGCGCAGGCGGTATTAAACGTGATTCGTGAGGAAGGGCTACAGGAACACAGCCGTGTTGTTGGGGAAAAATTGAAGCGGGAGTTAACGCTGCTTGCCGATCGCCATGCGTGTCTCGGCGATGTGCGCGGTGCAGGGCTTTTTATCGGTTTTGAGTTGGTCAGCGATCGGGAAACAAAAACACCGGATAAAGCGCTGGCGCTGGATGTGGTTGAACAACTTCGAGTTGAACGCGTCCTTACATCGGTTGCTGGCCCGCATGGTAACGTGTTGAAGCTGCGCCCACCGTTGGCATTTCAGGAACATGACATTGACTGGCTGGTCGGGGCACTCGATCGCGCGCTCAGCTTGCAGTCACATCGGCGTTAA
- a CDS encoding ABC transporter substrate-binding protein, with protein sequence MNRSLFRRVSLLTAFTCATLVNAAAHAGTITVYTSLEEDEIKDYVAQAKKDLPDLTINVLRLSTGDLGPRILAESKNPQHDVIWGWAVTSVMDPRLSALLEPYDAKGSDSLAATYRAPDHKWFAATGYMAAFCVNTEALKAKNLPVPASWQDLTNPIYKGEVVMPNPVSSGTGYLQIAALLQAKGEQNGWAFLKSLDGNIAQYTKSGSRPCKAARTGEYAIGVSLAFAAMQSIEEGYPIKMVIPNDGAGYELEASALMSAAKNKPDAKRFLDWTLSSHAATLYTKYKEIVTIPGVEQSKAAQMAGLPADLTHVLYPVDFTKSANERDATLATWQKSIGR encoded by the coding sequence ATGAACCGATCTTTATTTCGCCGCGTCAGTCTGCTCACTGCGTTCACCTGTGCCACGCTGGTTAACGCTGCCGCACACGCGGGTACCATCACGGTCTATACCTCGCTGGAAGAAGATGAGATCAAAGATTACGTCGCACAGGCCAAAAAAGATTTGCCCGACCTGACCATTAACGTACTGCGCTTGTCTACCGGCGACCTTGGACCACGGATTCTGGCCGAATCCAAAAATCCGCAGCATGACGTCATTTGGGGCTGGGCCGTAACCAGCGTGATGGACCCACGGTTGTCTGCATTATTGGAACCTTACGATGCCAAAGGCAGTGATAGCCTTGCCGCCACCTATCGTGCACCAGATCACAAGTGGTTTGCGGCAACCGGCTATATGGCGGCCTTTTGCGTCAACACCGAAGCGCTAAAAGCCAAAAATCTTCCCGTACCCGCCTCCTGGCAGGATCTGACTAATCCGATCTACAAGGGAGAGGTTGTGATGCCGAATCCCGTCTCGTCCGGCACAGGTTACCTACAAATCGCCGCATTGCTACAAGCCAAAGGGGAACAAAACGGTTGGGCCTTTCTGAAGTCGTTGGATGGCAATATCGCCCAATACACCAAGTCCGGCTCTCGCCCCTGCAAAGCAGCACGCACGGGAGAATATGCCATTGGCGTGTCGCTGGCTTTTGCCGCTATGCAGTCAATTGAAGAAGGCTACCCCATCAAAATGGTGATCCCAAACGATGGCGCAGGCTATGAGCTGGAGGCCTCCGCTCTGATGAGCGCAGCCAAGAACAAACCGGATGCCAAGCGTTTCCTCGACTGGACACTTTCCAGCCATGCCGCCACGCTCTACACCAAATATAAAGAGATCGTGACAATCCCTGGCGTTGAACAGTCCAAAGCCGCGCAAATGGCGGGTCTGCCAGCCGATCTCACACACGTACTCTACCCTGTGGACTTCACCAAAAGTGCCAACGAACGCGACGCTACACTGGCAACCTGGCAAAAATCCATCGGTCGATAA